Proteins found in one Ornithorhynchus anatinus isolate Pmale09 chromosome 8, mOrnAna1.pri.v4, whole genome shotgun sequence genomic segment:
- the LOC114813882 gene encoding putative vomeronasal receptor-like protein 4 has protein sequence MSVELQKFASGSVDVALGVSFLSKTGVGILGNSLLITYYLTSFLLGSKLMPTDLTIVHLATVHTVMLLTRWIVMASGMLGLHLVQNDAECKLFTYVYRITRALSICTTALLSVVQAITISPSNSYLFQLKVQIPNDILPVLAILWIPNSLISTNLLFQMFASSNTTNMDANCYLVPINTLLQGLILTFMALRDILSLGLMSCCSGYMVLLLHRHGQQVQHLHSPSQVPKTLPEKRATQTIVLLVSCFVVFYCGDLVLSLFLGSSMKNNAALLNAAMFVPSGYATISPFVLLTCDRRVIKFLTNFLGNRIIKSPQKTMLSARPL, from the exons ATGTCAG TGGAACTGCAGAAATTTGCATCGGGAAGCGTTgatgtggccctgggagtcagtttCCTCTCCAAGACAGGAGTAGGTATCCTGGggaactctctcctcatcacCTACTACCTCACTTCgttcctcctgggttccaaactGATGCCCACAGACCTGACCATCGTCCACCTGGCCACGGTCCACACCGTGATGCTTCTTACAAGGTGGATCGTCATGGCATCAGGGATGTTGGGGCTGCATcttgtccagaatgatgctgagtgtaagctcttcacctatgtctaccgcatcacccgggccctctccatctgcaccactgCCCTCCTGAGTgtggtccaggccatcaccatcagtcctagcaactcctatctgttccagctcaaggttcagatcccaaATGACATCCTCCCggtcttagccatcttgtggattcccaactcGCTGATAAGCACCAACCTTCTGTTTCAAATGTTTGCCTCTTCCAATACAACCAACATGGATGCCAACTGTTATTTGGTACCTATAAACAcactcctccaggggctgattctcaccttcatggctctccgcgacatcctctccctggggctcatgagctgctgcagtgggtacatggtccttctcctgcaccgACATGGGCAGCAGGTCCAGCATCTTCACAGTCCCAGCCAAGTCCCCAAAACATTGCCAGAGAAacgagccacccagaccattgtgctgctggtgagctgctttgtagtcttTTACTGTGGAGACCTTGTCTTATCCCTGTTTCTAGGGTCATCCATGAAAAATAATGCTGCCCTCCTGAATGCAGCCATGTTTGTGCCTAGTGGATATGCCACTATCAGCCCCTTTgtgttgctcacctgtgacagaaGGGTCATTAAGTTCCTAACTAATTTTCTGGGGAATAGGATCATCAAATCACCTCAGAAAACAATGTTATCTGCCAGACCTCTTTGA